A single Garra rufa chromosome 9, GarRuf1.0, whole genome shotgun sequence DNA region contains:
- the LOC141343433 gene encoding trypsin-3-like, with protein MKALILLALFAVAYAAPLNDDDKIVGGFECTKNGVQYQVSLSSGYHFCGGSLITSSWVVSAAHCYKSSIQVRLGEHNIDVNEGTEQFISSQRIIRHPSYNSNTLDNDIMLIKLASTATLNSYVKTVSLPSGCASAGTDCLISGWGNMSASGSNYPSRLMCLWAPILSDTTCRGAYPGEITSNMFCAGFMEGGMDSCQGDSGGPVVCNNQLQGIVSWGYGCAQRNKPGVYTKVCNYVSWINSTISSN; from the exons ATGAAGGCTCTCATTCTTCTGGCTCTGTTCGCTGTGGCTT ATGCCGCTCCTCTGAACGACGATGACAAGATCGTCGGCGGATTTGAGTGCACTAAGAATGGTGTGCAATACCAGGTTTCCCTGAGCAGTGGCTACCACTTTTGCGGTGGCTCTCTGATCACCAGCAGCTGGGTTGTGTCTGCTGCTCACTGTTACAAGTC CTCTATCCAGGTGCGTCTGGGTGAGCACAACATTGACGTCAACGAGGGCACCGAGCAGTTCATCAGCTCTCAAAGGATCATCAGACACCCCAGTTACAACAGCAACACTCTGGACAATGACATTATGCTGATCAAGCTGGCCAGCACTGCCACTTTGAACAGCTATGTTAAGACCGTTTCTCTGCCTTCAGGCTGTGCTTCAGCTGGTACCGACTGTTTGATCTCTGGATGGGGAAACATGAGCGCCAGTGGAA GCAACTACCCCAGCCGTCTGATGTGTCTGTGGGCTCCTATCCTGAGTGACACTACCTGCAGAGGTGCCTACCCTGGTGAGATCACCTCCAACATGTTCTGTGCTGGCTTCATGGAGGGAGGCATGGACTCCTGTCAG GGTGACTCTGGTGGCCCAGTGGTGTGTAACAACCAGCTGCAGGGTATTGTGTCCTGGGGTTACGGCTGTGCCCAGAGGAACAAACCTGGTGTCTATACCAAGGTCTGCAACTACGTCAGCTGGATCAATAGCACCATTAGCTCCAACTAA
- the LOC141343430 gene encoding uncharacterized protein, giving the protein MLGVQETRSTGSPKTYSCVACSATFHSLSSLLVHQASHASEMSHQQESALPTCVSCGSLFASKDLLEKHHCIMMPTPASPAHTYTSDCGEEFSACTDLEERKKQCVSEIEVKTDLEIIPVVPHSKTEPSRLISDQVFHSVLPSHSNEKPLAQSPPPSSITNIKENESTEGSILKPTESHPVTEEQEQQQEEQQEQEHQHQQEHQQEQQQQQQQEQQQQQQQQQQQEQQQEPEQEQQQEPEQEQEQEQKQLPENDNDCLKSANVLNHFVDDNEKSQASCEDSAAINKTSILKIVASAYMGQKQPVQMKQRNLPPRKASPRAPLQPPIILTISKPKPPENQSKIKKDTVVGVKTGKMLPKKGKIISVTQTLCPVVVLETRQKLFGRDNIEGRHQCRLCRRVFQDVDSLIMHHALHKKERVKFCLCCQQFVITVISVPESHVCSDGSSRNHQPLMGKMSLKPVSPTAEKMFYCSLCKRGYTRMRSLKKHNCPCKASLKSSATVGTSSYVNPENLEECNRAVPNSKTNQMPTQHVNVGVGTEPIKIEEQNTELPIGKKVQLGLKMQPKHPLNTPKNPESIFVSVSNTNPTVPTKNSANMVEVKQEERDKLVEKQWTMPLDDAEIDVLIDVDQKDSDEDDLSDLAEDDYDEGEDVAIVEPPEDKEMKSPVPSNGFQVHVTNKGLKRFVCNGCQRSYSRLFTLKEHLKMCGARELKPQNVTSHMDGPIKKFPCPQCGKFFSRKDNMNLHRRKCHPINTNSVVSNRTVEPKTPASQENLFVLSPSTENQAVRQEGAQNTSRNTNWGIMSLPSVLPRRVTCECGASFTCPRLLFEHLQQHAQESYICPHCGENLQSWMDFEAHQQLHNQPQSSASELRASQQQPHSFSQAASTRPQQSPTQPPALLAPQHLNNKPFPDELTCHKCKKSFSLRKNLLRHLRLRCIGDDAGQNKHTCSRCGTTFQNPLMLKVHIQSNTCKPALKPFRCPVCVRWFSCLDGLKRHLVSHSRQSVFTCQICDQNYQTPQALEEHKRNDHRVNRPVEDAQKQLNQAGAQTSSSNPFQCHICLRNYPKLQSLKDHLRKVHRPKPPKPTNVRTVEPVRSGPFQCQICERFYPNIKSLKNHRRRVHHIVGGVFLPSKGTEQNITPSQFQCQICSHSFPDEQSLRNHRRRAHLIVRGHGLSSGMAQHNLYKCQICQRSYPDAVSLKNHRRRVHRILGPVPETTPPPPPPPLLPTNHDIEDPPEEKPIPFL; this is encoded by the coding sequence ATGCTTGGAGTCCAAGAAACAAGGTCTACCGGAAGTCCTAAAACATATAGCTGTGTGGCCTGCTCTGCTACTTTTCATAGTTTGTCATCACTCCTGGTGCACCAAGCATCTCATGCAAGTGAAATGTCTCATCAGCAGGAATCAGCACTACCTACTTGTGTCAGCTGTGGAAGCTTGTTTGCGAGCAAAGATCTCCTTGAAAAACACCACTGTATAATGATGCCCACACCAGCATCTCCAGCCCACACCTACACAAGTGACTGTGGCGAAGAGTTTAGTGCTTGTACAGATCTTGAGGAGCGCAAAAAACAATGTGTATCAGAAATCGAggtcaaaacagatttggagattaTTCCGGTTGTGCCACACAGCAAAACTGAGCCCAGCCGTCTTATCTCCGACCAAGTTTTTCACAGTGTTTTACCATCCCATTCCAATGAAAAACCACTTGCACAAAGTCCACCTCCTAGTTCAATCACTAACATCAAGGAGAATGAATCCACAGAAGGCAGCATCTTGAAGCCAACTGAATCCCACCCTGTGACTGAAGAACAAGAGCAACAGCAAGAGGAACAGCAAGAGCAAGAGCATCAGCATCAGCAAGAGCATCAGCAAGAGCAACAGCAACAGCAACAGCAAGAGCAACAGCAACAGCAACAGCAACAGCAACAGCAAGAGCAACAGCAAGAGCCAGAGCAAGAGCAACAGCAAGAGCCAGAGCAAGAGCAAGAGCAAGAGCAAAAGCAGTTACCTGAGAATGACAATGATTGTTTAAAGTCCGCCAATGTGTTAAACCATTTTGTGGATGACAATGAGAAATCACAGGCATCTTGTGAGGATTCAGCTGCGATTAATAAGACCTCTATCTTGAAGATTGTAGCATCTGCCTACATGGGTCAGAAACAACCTGTCCAAATGAAACAAAGGAACTTGCCCCCCAGAAAAGCTTCACCGAGAGCACCATTGCAACCTCCAATCATTTTGACAATATCAAAGCCCAAGCCACCGGAGAATCAatcaaagataaaaaaagataCTGTGGTTGGTGTAAAAACTGGAAAGATGTTGCCTAAAAAGGGCAAGATTATATCCGTGACACAAACACTCTGTCCTGTGGTGGTTTTGGAGACTCGTCAGAAACTTTTCGGCCGGGACAACATAGAAGGCAGACATCAGTGCAGACTCTGCCGTAGGGTTTTTCAAGATGTAGACAGCTTGATAATGCATCATGCCCTGCATAAAAAAGAAAGAGTTAAATTTTGTCTTTGTTGCCAACAATTTGTGATAACTGTAATCTCCGTCCCAGAAAGCCATGTCTGCTCTGATGGATCTTCTAGAAACCATCAACCTTTGATGGGAAAAATGTCTCTGAAACCAGTCAGCCCTACAGCAGAAAAAATGTTCTACTGTTCTTTATGCAAGCGTGGCTACACACGGATGCGCAGCCTCAAAAAGCACAATTGTCCGTGTAAAGCTTCTCTGAAGTCCTCGGCCACTGTAGGCACCAGCAGTTATGTCAATCCTGAAAACTTGGAGGAGTGCAACAGAGCTGTCCCAAACTCGAAAACAAATCAAATGCCAACACAGCATGTAAATGTTGGCGTAGGCACAGAACCGATAAAGATTGAGGAACAGAacacagaacttcctattggcaAGAAAGTTCAGCTTGGTTTGAAGATGCAGCCAAAGCATCCGTTAAATACCCCAAAAAACCCTGAGTCCATCTTTGTCAGTGTTTCTAACACTAATCCAACTGTACCAACTAAAAACTCTGCCAACATGGTTGAAGTAAAGCAAGAGGAGCGAGATAAATTGGTTGAAAAGCAGTGGACCATGCCTTTGGATGATGCTGAAATTGATGTACTAATAGACGTGGATCAGAAAGACTCGGATGAGGATGATTTGTCAGACTTGGCTGAAGATGACTATGATGAAGGTGAGGATGTCGCCATTGTAGAGCCTCCTGAGGACAAGGAAATGAAGTCGCCAGTGCCTAGTAATGGCTTTCAGGTGCATGTGACTAATAAAGGCTTGAAGCGGTTTGTTTGCAACGGCTGTCAGAGAAGCTATTCCCGCCTGTTTACTCTAAAGGAGCATTTAAAGATGTGCGGGGCAAGAGAGTTAAAGCCGCAAAATGTTACATCTCATATGGATGGGCCGATTAAAAAGTTTccatgtcctcagtgtggaaagttcTTTAGCCGTAAAGACAATATGAATTTGCATCGAAGGAAGTGCCATCCAATAAACACTAATTCAGTAGTAAGTAACAGAACCGTGGAGCCTAAAACACCTGCATCTCAGGAAAACCTGTTCGTTTTGTCACCATCTACAGAAAACCAAGCAGTCCGGCAAGAAGGTGCTCAGAATACTAGCAGAAACACAAACTGGGGGATTATGTCACTTCCATCTGTGCTTCCGAGAAGAGTGACGTGCGAATGCGGAGCCTCATTCACTTGTCCTCGACTTCTCTTTGAGCATCTGCAACAGCATGCACAGGAGTCCTACATTTGTCCACACTGTGGGGAGAACTTGCAGTCGTGGATGGATTTTGAGGCACATCAGCAATTGCACAACCAACCTCAGAGCTCTGCAAGTGAACTAAGAGCTTCCCAACAACAACCTCATTCCTTTTCCCAAGCAGCTTCGACTCGGCCACAACAGTCTCCTACACAGCCGCCTGCACTCTTGGCACCTCAGCATTTGAACAACAAACCGTTTCCTGATGAACTGACATGCCATAAATGTAAGAAGAGCTTCAGTCTCCGCAAAAATTTGTTAAGACACTTACGGTTGCGTTGTATTGGCGATGATGCAGGTCAGAATAAACACACCTGCTCTCGTTGTGGTACAACATTCCAAAACCCATTGATGCTTAAAGTTCACATTCAAAGCAATACCTGCAAACCTGCATTAAAACCGTTTCGGTGCCCAGTGTGTGTGCGTTGGTTCAGTTGTCTAGATGGGCTCAAGAGGCACCTGGTCTCACACAGTAGGCAGTCTGTCTTTACATGTCAGATCTGTGACCAGAACTATCAAACCCCTCAGGCCCTAGAGGAGCATAAAAGAAATGATCATCGAGTCAACAGGCCagtagaggatgcacaaaaacaGTTGAACCAAGCAGGTGCACAAACCAGTTCATCTAATCCTTTTCAGTGTCACATTTGCCTTCGCAATTATCCAAAGCTTCAATCCCTGAAGGATCACTTAAGGAAAGTTCATCGGCCTAAACCGCCAAAACCAACTAATGTGCGTACCGTAGAACCGGTCCGTTCTGGACCGTTTCAATGTCAGATATGTGAGCGGTTCTATCCTAACATAAAATCTTTGAAGAACCACAGAAGAAGAGTGCATCATATTGTGGGAGGTGTGTTTCTGCCATCAAAGGGAACTGAGCAAAACATCACTCCCAGTCAGTTCCAGTGTCAAATTTGCTCACACAGCTTTCCGGATGAACAGTCCCTCCGAAACCACAGAAGGAGGGCCCATCTTATTGTGAGAGGTCATGGGCTGTCAAGTGGAATGGCTCAACACAATCTATACAAGTGTCAGATTTGCCAGCGCAGCTATCCTGACGCAGTATCCCTTAAAAATCATAGGAGGAGGGTTCATCGCATATTAGGGCCAGTGCCTGAAACAACACCACCTCCACCTCCACCACCACTACTACCAACAAATCATGACATAGAAGATCCTCCAGAGGAGAAACCGATACCTTTCTTGTAA
- the LOC141343216 gene encoding trypsin-3-like, producing MSQYPSYLMCLWAPILSHTTCRKAYPGEITSNMFCAGFMEGGKDSCQGDSGGPVVCNNQLQGIVSWGYGCAQKDKPGVYTKVCNYVKWINSTISFNQDPKDF from the exons ATGA GCCAGTACCCCAGCTATCTGATGTGTCTGTGGGCTCCTATCCTGAGTCACACTACCTGTAGAAAAGCCTACCCTGGTGAGATTACCTCCAACATGTTTTGCGCTGGCTTTATGGAGGGAGGCAAGGACTCCTGCCAG GGTGACTCTGGTGGCCCAGTGGTGTGCAACAACCAGCTGCAGGGTATCGTGTCCTGGGGTTACGGCTGCGCCCAGAAGGACAAACCCGGTGTCTATACCAAGGTCTGCAACTACGTCAAATGGATCAATAGCACCATTAGCTTCAACCAAGATCCCAAGGATTTTTGA
- the LOC141343431 gene encoding uncharacterized protein: MLEGEAKNLETNSNDAETKEQSVKRGMGEFISKGLALSSQNRSVEEPPPLATNVLPDSLSCNVEEKEREKGSEEDVDKFPQQLNSDLTPVNKADMDTQKCLENHETNSNCLSSTTDNEPKSLLLNEELNEPQVDTQMSVTTDEVSSSQTESDRKEAHCSTVQTSEEAVCDTSCPNISNSQSEEDSDKKTLEDAVDANISDTENDGADTLNQKDVTMDESFVDHSPENTQEANSEDNNQTPSTEENAESSSMEITEGKRGYHSFSRGRPRKEKRVIKCEYCGRPFNHASAYIIHLRVHTGEKPFTCQDCGKAFAQLSNLRSHSRVHKSKRGKHAHRHQDKATPEKIVEEKKVIKTDKVESDCRSNQIAPRRRRRGRGKGKPQTCPICGKVFCYKSVLKIHLRIHSGEKPYSCKVCGKSFTQACTARVHERVHWSIRPFLCTKCGKGFSQIGPLKVHTCEGKRNPHATLKQMELEGIITFRCHLCKKCFGTRDEYELHLQGHTDTQRYSCDRCKQTFSLASELHTHNKHCVSIRLAKAKSSVYSSPHRLQPKNSLKRRSSHKMRSASPVKSPPKDFSFPRKLKKCSSLLACPIQVMATTVYDSPNNLYSVSQPVKSSYFVSQLNSTHHKADPRKYFCPQCGRIFQHIGRLRAHILTHSRGKCFTCIDCNRAFKNWNKFWIHQRLHRQKRGRFFCPKCGQGFRFVGMYNKHLQKHPELNAHACPFCPRTFSNAQKLRNHQQEWHRSTMPFICDICGKGFANVNILKRHRVVHCTNDPMETHYTIDPQSAVHPYECGTCSASFENLDLLFHHQLRHKPVDKGSIAMKGQLLMMDEHQSQHLQRQSYDYSIRDNQRQEKLLAFARSNGGEMPHRMTHFDPSTLHPSQKPKPNTEASSTIRNNSQTNEVQMVEKHTKNTAIEELNGSSRSPSILKTEDTTGDLICTECNASFSNLIQLHGHYLEHARGEI; this comes from the coding sequence ATGCTTGAAGGAGAGGCCAAGAATCTTGAAACCAACTCTAATGATGCCGAAACCAAGGAACAATCAGTGAAGAGAGGAATGGGGGAATTCATTTCAAAAGGTTTGGCATTAAGCTCCCAAAACCGAAGTGTGGAAGAACCACCACCCTTAGCCACTAATGTCCTACCTGACTCCTTGTCCTGTAATGTTgaggaaaaagagagagaaaaaggcAGTGAAGAAGATGTAGATAAATTTCCGCAGCAGTTAAACTCTGATTTAACTCCTGTCAACAAGGCTGATATGGATACACAGAAATGTTTGGAAAACCATGAGACAAATTCCAATTGTCTTTCCAGCACCACAGATAATGAACCAAAATCACTGCTGCTTAATGAAGAATTAAATGAACCACAAGTCGACACTCAAATGTCTGTTACAACAGATGAAGTCTCAAGTAGTCAGACAGAGTCTGACAGGAAAGAAGCCCATTGTTCAACTGTCCAAACATCTGAAGAAGCCGTTTGTGATACATCCTGCCCTAACATAAGCAATAGCCAAAGCGAAGAAGATTCTGACAAAAAAACCCTTGAGGATGCTGTCGATGCAAACATTTCTGACACTGAAAATGATGGAGCTGACACATTAAACCAAAAAGATGTGACAATGGACGAATCCTTTGTAGATCATTCACCTGAGAACACGCAGGAGGCAAATTCAGAGGATAATAACCAGACACCTTCTACTGAAGAAAATGCTGAGTCAAGCAGTATGGAGATCACAGAAGGTAAACGTGGATATCATTCTTTTTCTCGCGGACGGCCACGTAAAGAAAAACGAGTTATCAAATGTGAATATTGCGGGCGCCCTTTCAATCACGCCTCAGCGTATATCATTCATCTGCGTGTCCACACAGGTGAGAAGCCCTTCACCTGCCAGGATTGTGGCAAAGCCTTCGCACAACTCTCCAACCTTCGATCCCACAGCAGAGTCCATAAATCCAAACGTGGGAAACATGCACACAGACACCAAGATAAAGCCACGCCTGAGAAAATTGTTGAGGAGAAAAAAGTAATCAAGACTGACAAAGTTGAAAGTGACTGTCGTAGTAATCAAATCGCCCCTAGAAGGAGGCGGCGAGGAAGAGGGAAAGGGAAACCCCAAACATGTCCGATCTGTGGCAAAGTCTTTTGCTACAAGTCTGTCCTCAAAATCCATCTTCGTATTCACAGTGGAGAAAAACCATACTCTTGTAAGGTGTGCGGCAAATCATTTACTCAAGCGTGCACAGCACGTGTCCATGAGAGAGTACATTGGTCCATTAGACCTTTCTTGTGTACAAAATGCGGTAAGGGATTTTCTCAGATCGGGCCGTTAAAAGTACACACTTGTGAGGGTAAAAGAAACCCTCATGCCACCTTGAAACAAATGGAATTGGAAGGTATTATCACCTTCAGGTGTCACCTTTGCAAAAAGTGCTTTGGCACCAGAGATGAGTATGAATTACATTTGCAAGGACACACTGATACCCAGCGTTACAGTTGTGACCGCTGCAAGCAGACGTTTAGTCTTGCCTCAGAGCTACATACGCACAACAAGCATTGCGTTTCCATCCGGCTCGCAAAAGCAAAGTCTTCTGTTTACAGTTCACCTCACAGATTACAACCCAAAAACTCCTTGAAGAGAAGAAGTTCTCATAAAATGCGAAGTGCAAGTCCAGTTAAATCTCCTCCGAAAGACTTCTCCTTTCCGAGGAAGCTCAAAAAATGCTCCTCTTTACTTGCTTGCCCTATTCAGGTCATGGCCACCACTGTTTACGACTCTCCAAATAACCTCTATTCAGTCAGTCAACCAGTCAAATCCAGCTATTTTGTATCTCAGCTGAACAGTACGCACCACAAAGCAGATCCAAGAAAGTACTTCTGCCCACAATGTGGACGCATATTCCAGCACATAGGACGGCTGAGAGCCCATATTCTCACTCATTCGCGGGGTAAATGCTTCACATGTATTGATTGCAACAGGGCGTTTAAAAACTGGAACAAATTTTGGATTCATCAGAGGCTACATAGGCAAAAAAGAGGGCGCTTTTTTTGTCCTAAGTGCGGTCAGGGCTTTCGATTTGTGGGAATGTACAATAAACATTTGCAGAAGCATCCGGAACTTAATGCTCACGCTTGTCCCTTCTGTCCTCGCACGTTCTCAAACGCACAAAAGTTGAGGAACCACCAGCAAGAGTGGCACCGCTCAACTATGCCCTTTATTTGTGATATTTGTGGAAAAGGTTTCGCAAACGTGAATATTCTTAAGCGACACAGAGTTGTTCACTGCACAAATGATCCAATGGAGACGCATTACACCATTGATCCGCAGTCCGCTGTACACCCTTACGAATGTGGCACGTGCAGTGCCAGTTTCGAGAACTTGGACTTGCTTTTCCACCATCAGCTTCGCCACAAGCCTGTTGATAAAGGATCAATAGCAATGAAAGGCCAGCTACTTATGATGGACGAACATCAATCTCAGCATCTTCAGCGTCAAAGCTACGATTACAGCATTCGTGATAATCAGAGGCAAGAGAAGCTCCTTGCGTTCGCCCGCTCAAATGGAGGAGAAATGCCTCATCGGATGACACACTTTGATCCCTCAACTTTACATCCATCACAGAAGCCAAAACCAAACACTGAAGCCTCAAGCACCATCAGGAATAATTCTCAAACTAATGAGGTGCAAATGgttgaaaaacacactaaaaaCACGGCAATTGAAGAATTAAATGGTTCAAGCCGGTCACCGTCCATATTGAAAACAGAGGACACAACTGGTGACTTAATTTGCACAGAATGTAATGCTAGTTTTTCCAACCTTATACAGCTGCATGGACATTACTTGGAACATGCCAGAGGAGAAATATGA